A single genomic interval of Aureliella helgolandensis harbors:
- a CDS encoding TlpA family protein disulfide reductase, whose amino-acid sequence MKHSLEAAAPISPELRTRFLAWTIAIASSLTATGAVNLRPSAAWGQDESGKAVQKEANTKTESEDKNTSTLTRAEFNELRQAGKLAELGERIDASLQQSPGDTNLLSMNLSYSMSIANANPQQAVERFSNLIDSILERDELGIVTATYLVNAANYFVAIPSDLTAEEKDAKLQQVLSKLMASPKDVSSQVQALITARSRFLIREGKASEAKDALDVLLAQAREKLSDDTEASLKNYISISSVYASTLGEDFPEEAQAAMLAASSNLAERLAQPTATVADIEMLYQLTSPRIASASYTQPKVADQLLKQVEGAIESFPDPSEADTKQLQSIAKKVNSLRSRVDGALKRDALIGIDAPDFEAEAFVGTDPFSLADVRGKVVLIDFWAVWCGPCIATFPHLIEWQSEFGDQGLVIVGATRQYNYEWDDEAGKAVRSKKEVDLEDEVAMLEKFREHHHLTHGFIVTPANGSFSASYAVSGIPQAVLIDKQGKVQMIRVGSGEANARALHEKIQELLAE is encoded by the coding sequence ATGAAACATTCGCTAGAAGCCGCTGCACCAATCAGTCCAGAATTGCGGACGCGATTTTTAGCTTGGACGATTGCCATCGCCAGTTCACTCACGGCGACTGGCGCTGTTAACTTGCGGCCCTCGGCCGCATGGGGCCAAGATGAGTCAGGCAAGGCGGTTCAAAAGGAAGCCAACACAAAAACGGAGTCTGAGGACAAGAACACGTCAACTCTGACGCGTGCTGAGTTCAATGAGCTTCGGCAGGCAGGTAAACTTGCAGAGTTGGGGGAACGCATTGATGCATCACTTCAGCAGTCCCCTGGCGACACAAATTTGCTGAGCATGAACCTGTCGTACTCCATGTCGATTGCCAACGCCAATCCGCAACAAGCAGTGGAAAGATTCTCCAATTTGATCGACTCGATCCTCGAGCGAGATGAACTTGGAATCGTTACGGCAACCTACTTGGTCAATGCCGCCAATTATTTTGTCGCGATTCCTTCGGATTTAACCGCCGAAGAAAAAGATGCAAAGTTGCAGCAAGTCTTGAGCAAACTGATGGCCTCCCCCAAGGATGTCAGCTCCCAAGTCCAGGCCTTGATTACGGCTCGTAGTCGATTTCTCATACGAGAAGGCAAGGCGTCGGAAGCCAAAGACGCGCTGGATGTGCTACTAGCGCAAGCCCGCGAGAAGCTTAGCGACGACACCGAGGCTTCTCTCAAGAACTACATCTCAATCAGTAGTGTCTACGCTTCAACACTCGGCGAAGACTTTCCCGAGGAAGCACAAGCCGCGATGCTGGCCGCATCTTCCAATCTGGCCGAGCGACTTGCGCAACCAACAGCGACGGTAGCTGATATCGAGATGCTCTATCAATTGACCTCGCCCCGTATTGCCAGCGCGTCCTACACGCAACCCAAGGTTGCTGACCAGTTGCTGAAGCAGGTAGAAGGGGCGATCGAATCCTTTCCAGATCCCAGTGAAGCAGACACCAAGCAGCTACAGTCCATTGCCAAAAAAGTCAATTCGCTACGTTCGCGGGTCGACGGTGCTTTGAAGCGGGATGCTTTGATTGGAATCGATGCTCCAGATTTCGAGGCCGAAGCGTTTGTGGGTACCGACCCATTCTCACTAGCTGATGTGCGTGGCAAAGTTGTACTCATCGACTTTTGGGCCGTGTGGTGCGGTCCCTGCATCGCCACTTTTCCACATCTCATCGAATGGCAGTCAGAATTTGGTGATCAAGGACTCGTGATCGTAGGTGCCACTCGCCAATACAACTACGAGTGGGACGACGAAGCGGGCAAGGCAGTCCGTTCCAAGAAGGAAGTTGATTTAGAAGACGAGGTCGCCATGCTTGAAAAATTTCGTGAACACCATCATCTAACCCATGGATTCATCGTCACTCCGGCTAACGGTTCCTTCTCGGCCAGCTATGCCGTATCGGGAATTCCTCAAGCCGTCTTAATTGACAAGCAAGGCAAGGTTCAAATGATTCGCGTTGGATCCGGCGAGGCCAACGCCCGAGCGCTGCATGAAAAAATCCAAGAGTTACTCGCGGAATAA
- a CDS encoding aldo/keto reductase, whose protein sequence is MQDEPLQLVPIGNSDLRVSPIGFGCWPISGVSSLGVTTPASEQTVRAALESGINFFDSAYSYGYTGEADAVLARVLKSWSHPVVIANKVGMYYAPSHERIVDGRPQTLVRHAEELLRRLGIEQLDLLYLHQPDPQVPLAESAGAVAELVRRGTARYAGVCNVTLEQLQVFHRECPVIMAQMPFNMLQPESLRPLESYLQLEGIAVAAYWVLMKGLLAGKMTREHVFDPADRRLTYPIYQGTAWQRAHDLIDELREIAGQLGCTVAQLVIAWTLAQPAVDVALCGAKRPEQIRETAQAMKLKLEATVLERLERLVARCRSNTSAQD, encoded by the coding sequence ATGCAGGATGAACCACTACAGCTCGTGCCGATCGGTAATTCCGACTTGCGTGTCAGTCCAATCGGATTTGGATGTTGGCCCATCTCAGGAGTTTCCTCTCTCGGAGTTACGACTCCGGCTAGTGAGCAGACGGTCCGAGCGGCGCTCGAATCGGGAATTAATTTCTTCGATTCTGCCTACTCGTACGGGTATACGGGGGAAGCCGATGCGGTGCTTGCCCGCGTCCTGAAGAGTTGGAGCCACCCTGTCGTTATCGCCAATAAAGTTGGCATGTACTACGCTCCGTCCCATGAAAGAATCGTCGACGGTCGGCCACAAACGCTGGTCCGCCATGCTGAGGAGCTGTTGCGCCGCTTGGGTATCGAGCAACTCGATCTGCTGTACCTGCATCAGCCAGATCCACAGGTTCCCTTGGCCGAGTCGGCTGGAGCGGTGGCTGAATTGGTCCGCCGTGGAACCGCCCGCTACGCAGGTGTGTGCAACGTGACGCTGGAGCAGTTGCAGGTCTTTCATCGCGAATGTCCCGTGATCATGGCTCAAATGCCTTTCAATATGTTGCAACCCGAATCGTTGCGGCCACTAGAAAGCTACCTGCAGCTCGAGGGAATTGCGGTGGCTGCCTACTGGGTACTGATGAAGGGATTGCTAGCTGGGAAAATGACGCGAGAACATGTCTTCGATCCAGCCGATCGGCGTTTGACGTATCCGATTTACCAAGGGACGGCTTGGCAGAGGGCGCACGACCTCATTGATGAATTGAGAGAGATTGCCGGGCAACTGGGTTGCACGGTTGCACAATTGGTGATCGCTTGGACTCTCGCGCAACCGGCGGTCGATGTTGCACTCTGTGGTGCCAAGCGGCCTGAGCAAATTCGAGAAACCGCGCAAGCCATGAAGCTGAAACTGGAGGCGACAGTGCTGGAACGTCTGGAACGCTTGGTAGCTCGCTGTCGGTCAAACACCTCAGCCCAAGATTAA
- a CDS encoding VOC family protein gives MPTNLKIDYLEFPAEDFVAVQAFYEQAFEWKFTPYGSDYLAFTDGKMDGGFYRSPLQSSPAAGAVLVVFYAADLEATYRRVVSAGAKIVQEIFAFPGGRRFQFADPHGNELAVWSER, from the coding sequence ATGCCCACAAATCTGAAAATAGACTACCTCGAATTTCCAGCGGAAGACTTTGTTGCAGTGCAGGCTTTCTACGAGCAGGCATTTGAGTGGAAGTTTACCCCTTACGGCTCTGACTATCTGGCGTTCACCGACGGGAAGATGGACGGTGGCTTCTATCGCTCGCCACTCCAGTCATCGCCGGCTGCCGGAGCGGTGCTCGTCGTGTTCTACGCGGCTGACTTAGAAGCGACGTATCGCCGAGTGGTCTCCGCCGGTGCGAAGATCGTCCAGGAAATTTTTGCATTTCCAGGAGGACGCCGATTTCAGTTTGCCGATCCCCATGGAAATGAACTGGCCGTGTGGAGCGAACGCTAG
- a CDS encoding Glu/Leu/Phe/Val family dehydrogenase, with protein sequence MKASQATEFYFQQAAEQLGLTDSMRKLLLTPKREVIVQVAFETDTGEVQTHLGYRVQHNNSRGPMKGGLRYHPEVDIDEVRSLASLMTWKTAVVNIPYGGAKGGISVDPKSLSRKEIERMTRAFVDGIHDIIGPDTDIPAPDMGTSFEEMSWIRNQWEKYHGFNPAVITGKPVEEYGAKGREEATGRGVGILTLKSLKRMGMRAESCRTAIQGFGNVGSHAAKFLHEATLPIVAVSDISGCYYNPDGLDIPAVLRHLLDRGSLNGYRAAELLPADDLLTLDVDVLIPAALGGVIHEGNVDKIKAKLIIEAANGPTLPSADAALREAGVTVLPDILVNAGGVTVSYFEWVQNRQHYRWSLDRVRQELDRTLSDAFEQVWQESVAREIDLRTAAFVLAIARVKRATELAGLTS encoded by the coding sequence GTGAAGGCTAGTCAAGCAACGGAGTTTTACTTCCAACAAGCAGCAGAGCAGCTCGGTTTGACCGATAGTATGCGGAAGCTGTTGTTAACCCCGAAACGCGAGGTGATCGTACAGGTTGCGTTCGAAACGGATACAGGCGAGGTACAGACTCACCTTGGCTATCGCGTGCAACATAATAATTCGCGAGGTCCGATGAAGGGCGGGCTGCGGTATCACCCCGAGGTTGATATCGACGAAGTCCGCTCGCTAGCCAGTTTGATGACTTGGAAGACCGCAGTGGTCAACATCCCCTACGGCGGAGCCAAGGGGGGAATCTCGGTGGATCCCAAAAGTCTTTCCCGTAAGGAAATCGAACGCATGACCCGTGCCTTCGTGGATGGGATTCATGACATTATCGGGCCCGACACCGATATCCCTGCGCCCGATATGGGGACCAGCTTCGAAGAGATGTCTTGGATCCGCAATCAATGGGAGAAATACCACGGTTTCAATCCTGCAGTCATTACGGGAAAGCCGGTGGAAGAGTATGGCGCCAAGGGACGCGAGGAGGCTACGGGCAGAGGGGTTGGTATCCTCACGCTCAAATCCCTAAAACGGATGGGAATGCGGGCCGAGTCGTGTCGTACCGCGATCCAAGGATTTGGAAATGTAGGTTCGCATGCTGCAAAGTTCCTGCACGAAGCAACTCTGCCTATCGTGGCTGTGAGCGACATCAGTGGTTGCTATTACAATCCTGATGGCCTAGATATTCCAGCCGTACTGCGGCATCTGCTCGACAGAGGTTCGTTGAACGGTTATCGAGCGGCAGAACTTCTGCCTGCTGATGATCTACTTACCTTGGACGTGGACGTGTTGATTCCAGCCGCGTTGGGTGGCGTGATTCACGAAGGAAATGTCGATAAAATCAAGGCTAAATTGATTATCGAAGCCGCCAATGGTCCGACGCTCCCCTCGGCTGACGCTGCGCTCCGCGAGGCGGGGGTAACCGTGTTGCCCGACATCCTAGTGAACGCCGGTGGGGTCACGGTCAGTTACTTTGAGTGGGTGCAGAATCGCCAACACTATCGGTGGAGTCTAGATCGCGTGCGGCAAGAGCTTGACCGAACTCTCAGCGATGCCTTTGAGCAGGTTTGGCAGGAATCGGTCGCACGAGAGATTGACCTGAGAACGGCCGCTTTCGTGCTAGCCATTGCCCGTGTGAAACGGGCAACGGAGCTAGCGGGATTGACCTCTTGA
- a CDS encoding MBL fold metallo-hydrolase produces MHVIHHGALNGVTGSCHQLVINEKRSLLIDCGLFQGSDAKGRDEEQIDFPLDGIQGLIVTHVHLDHVGRIPYLIAAGFNGPIYCSPPTAKLLPLMMEDAMRVGITRNKRLIERFLHDLRKYIRPLPFARWQKLDGGIEMRLTPAGHVLGSAIVELDYEGERFVFSGDLGSRHQPILKEPVSPERADYLVLESTYGDRNHVGREERVQQLENVLCHTLENKGVTIIPAFSVGRTQELLYEMNLIFERLSDTTGCSMLHAVDVIIDSPLAQRFTEIYDSLRNYWGDEAKQILEYDSQPLVFENLVQIDNHPEHRDTVEYLKNSKLPAIVIAASGMCTGGRVVNYLKAFLGDPTTDVIFAGYQAAGTPGRYIQDSDWVRLDGQRFDIAAKVHQLSGYSAHADQSDLIRFVEGMAEAPKAIRLVHGEDRAKATLKRELEARGYNVV; encoded by the coding sequence ATGCACGTAATTCATCATGGCGCTCTGAATGGCGTCACCGGGTCCTGTCATCAACTGGTGATTAATGAAAAGCGTTCGCTGTTGATCGATTGCGGACTCTTTCAGGGATCCGATGCGAAGGGACGGGACGAAGAGCAAATCGATTTTCCGCTCGACGGCATTCAGGGGTTGATCGTGACGCACGTGCACCTCGATCATGTGGGACGCATACCCTATTTGATTGCTGCAGGTTTCAATGGACCGATTTATTGCAGTCCTCCGACGGCCAAATTACTGCCGTTGATGATGGAGGATGCCATGCGGGTGGGGATTACTCGCAACAAGCGTCTGATCGAACGCTTTCTCCATGACCTGCGCAAATACATTCGTCCCCTGCCCTTTGCGAGATGGCAGAAGTTAGATGGGGGAATCGAGATGCGTTTGACCCCTGCTGGGCATGTGCTGGGTTCGGCCATCGTAGAGTTGGATTATGAGGGCGAACGATTTGTATTCAGTGGAGATTTAGGGAGTCGTCATCAGCCGATCCTTAAGGAACCGGTGAGCCCAGAACGGGCGGATTACTTGGTGCTGGAAAGCACCTACGGGGACCGTAATCATGTGGGACGCGAGGAGCGAGTTCAGCAGCTGGAAAACGTGCTTTGCCATACACTGGAAAATAAGGGAGTGACGATCATCCCGGCATTCAGCGTTGGTCGGACGCAAGAACTCCTGTATGAGATGAATCTCATCTTTGAACGTCTTTCAGATACGACCGGCTGTTCAATGCTCCACGCCGTGGACGTGATCATCGATTCCCCGCTCGCGCAGCGGTTCACTGAAATCTACGACAGTCTACGGAATTACTGGGGTGATGAAGCAAAGCAGATACTCGAGTACGACTCCCAACCCCTGGTCTTTGAAAACTTAGTGCAGATTGACAATCACCCAGAGCATCGCGATACCGTCGAATACCTGAAGAATTCGAAATTGCCAGCCATCGTGATCGCAGCCAGTGGAATGTGTACTGGGGGAAGAGTCGTCAACTACCTCAAAGCTTTTTTGGGGGACCCTACCACCGATGTGATCTTTGCAGGGTACCAAGCGGCGGGAACCCCGGGCAGGTACATTCAAGATTCCGACTGGGTGCGTCTCGATGGACAGCGTTTCGACATTGCAGCCAAAGTGCATCAGCTGAGTGGATATTCGGCCCACGCTGATCAATCCGACCTAATTCGCTTCGTGGAGGGAATGGCCGAAGCCCCCAAGGCGATTCGCCTCGTGCACGGAGAGGACCGTGCCAAGGCGACTTTGAAGCGTGAATTAGAGGCCCGCGGATACAACGTGGTTTAA
- a CDS encoding translation elongation factor EF-P — MLAKEMKSGVVVVEKDVPIIIESVTVQSPSARGAATLYKFRARNLITKQKVDLTLKGTDNLPEADFRKRVVKLMYKDQEALHLMDDEDYNQYSISLEDAAEQVPYMTESLEGTYALIYQDECVGLQLPTTVELTIAQCDPAIRGNSATARTKSALLETGLSVHVPEYIKEGEKIKVDTRTGDFISRA, encoded by the coding sequence ATGCTTGCTAAAGAAATGAAATCGGGTGTGGTGGTCGTCGAAAAGGACGTACCAATTATCATCGAATCGGTAACCGTCCAATCTCCGAGCGCGCGTGGCGCAGCGACGCTGTACAAGTTCCGAGCAAGGAATCTCATTACCAAGCAAAAGGTCGACCTAACCCTCAAGGGCACCGACAACTTGCCGGAAGCAGACTTCCGCAAACGCGTGGTCAAACTGATGTACAAGGATCAGGAAGCGTTGCACCTGATGGATGATGAAGACTACAACCAGTACTCGATCAGCTTGGAGGATGCCGCTGAGCAGGTGCCTTACATGACCGAGTCGCTCGAGGGAACCTACGCCCTGATTTACCAGGACGAATGCGTCGGCCTGCAACTCCCCACGACGGTCGAGCTGACGATTGCTCAATGCGACCCAGCCATTCGCGGCAACTCCGCCACCGCCCGCACGAAATCAGCCTTGCTGGAAACGGGGCTGTCGGTCCACGTGCCCGAATACATCAAGGAGGGCGAGAAGATCAAAGTCGACACGCGCACTGGGGACTTTATTTCCCGCGCCTAA